Genomic segment of Streptomyces alboniger:
CGCCCGGTCACCCTCAATCTGCCGACCACGGTGGAGACCGACTCCCCCCACGTGTTCGCCGACCAGGTCGAGTGGATGCACCGCAACCTGCACAACCGGCGGTCGGTCATCCTCTCCGTCCATCCGCACAACGACCGCGGCACCGCGGTCGCCTCCGCGGAACTGGCCGTCATGGCGGGCGCCGAGCGGATCGAGGGCACGCTCTTCGGCAACGGGGAACGCACGGGCAACGTCTGTCTCGCGACACTGGCGCTGAACCTCTTCAGCCAGGGAGTCGACCCCCAGCTGGACTTCTCGGACATCGACGGGATCCGCCGCACGGTCGAGTTCGCCAACCAGCTACCGGTGCCGCCCCGTCACCCGTACGCCGGCGACCTCGTCCACACGGCCTTCTCCGGCACGCACCAGGACGCCATAGCCAAGGGCCTGGCCGCGATGGGACGCCGAGCCGCCGAAGCGGACACGCCCGCCGCCGCGGTGCCCTGGGACGTCCCGTACCTGCCCATCGATCCGAGGGACGTGGGCCGGACGTACGAGTCCGTCGTGCGGGTCAACAGCCAGTCCGGCAGGGGCGGGGTGGCGCATGTGCTCAACACCGCGTACGGGCTGGACCTGCCGCGCACGATGCGGGTGGAGTTCGGCCGCCGTGTCCAGCGTGCCGCGGACCACGGCGGCGGCGAACTCACCTCGCACGAACTGCACGCCCTCTTCACCGAGGAGTACCTGGAGTTCGACCGGCCGCGGCTCATGCTCAAGGAGTTCCGGACGACGCCCGGCGCCGCCGGTGTCACCCTCGCCGCCCTGGTCGTCCTCGCGGACGGCGCGGAGCGGCGCCTGGCCGCCGACGGACCGGACGCGGCCACCGCCTTCGCCGCGGCCCTGGCGGACATCGGCATCACCGTGCGGCGACCGGAACTGACCTGCCACCCGCTGCCCGACACCGTCGGCACCCGCTTCGCCGCGTACGCGCGGGTCACCGTCGACGGCACGGCCCAGCACGGCGCCGCCGTTACCGAGGACGCGGAACTGGCCCGGTTGACGGCGGTGACCTCCGCGGTCAACCGGGCGGTTGAGCACCGCGTTCCATGACAGCTACGTGAAAACGCTGTCGAGGTCCCGGCAGATCCGTCTGATCTGCGAATTAATCGGGTTATGGTCCCTCCACTGCTCGCCGGTGATCACCGGCGCCACGCACCGACCACGCAAGGAAGGACCTCCGTGCGCGTACTCCGCAACCGGACGACGGCCTCTCTGCTCTCCGCCGTCGTCGCCGCCCCCGTCCTGTTCGCCGCGGCGTCCCCCGCGGGCGCGCAGGACGCCGCCCGGCCCGACGGGCACCGGACCGCACCGGCCGACAAGGCCCAGCGGCTGGCCGCGAAACTGGTGAAGAAGTCCACCGGCAAGAGCGCCTACCGCCACCTGGAGAAGCTCCAGCAGATAGCCGACGCCCACGGCGGCAACCGCGCCGCGGGCACCCCGGGCCACCAGGCCTCCACCAGGTACGTGTACGACCGGCTGAAGAAGGCCGGCTACAAGGTCACGTACCAGAACTTCACCCTGTACAAGTCGCGGACGCTGCGGGAGAGCGCCAGTGTCCTTTCCCCTGAGCCGCGCAAGCTGAACGCCCGGGCGTTCGCCTTCAGCAAGTCCACGCCCCAAGGCGGCCTCCAGGCCCCCGTCGCCGCGGCCCGCGTCGACACCACCCCCGGCTGCGAGGCCGACGACTACACCTCGGACACCTTCACCGGGAAGATCGCGCTGGTGAAGCGCGGTGCCTGCACCTTCGCCGAGAAGGAGGCCGCCGCGACCAAGGCGGGCGCCGTGGGCATCGTGGTCTACAACCACTCCGGCGACCAGCCCGTCGAGGGCGACCTGGAGCACCCCCGGAACGCGCACATCCCTGCCGTCGGCATCACCAAGGCCGAGGGCGAGAAGCTCGCCGGGCAGGTCGCCGGGGGAGAGGTGAGACTCTCCCTGGACGTCGCCACCAAGACCGACTCGCACAAGACCCGCAACGTCATCGCGGAGACCCGCGGCGGCCGCGCCGACCGCGTGGTCGCGCTCGGCGCCCACCTGGACTCCGTACCCGAGGGCCCGGGCATCAACGACAACGGCTCCGGCTCGGCCGGTCTCATCGAAGTCGCCGAGAAGCTCGCCAAGGAAACCAAGGGCGGCAAGAAGCTCGCCCACAAGGTCCGGTTCGGCTGGTGGTCGGCCGAGGAGGTGGGCCTGCTCGGCTCGGACCACTACGTGAAGTCCCTGAGCGCACAGCAGAAGAAGAACATCAAGCTCTACCTGAACTTCGACATGATCGCCTCGCCCAACGCGGCCGAATTCGTCTACGACGGCGACGACTCAGACAAGACGGGCGCAGGGGCGGGCCCCGCCGGTTCGGCCCAGATCGAGAAGCTGATCAACGGCTTCCTGGACAAGAAGAAGGTGCCGCACTGGGGCACCGACTTCGACGGCCGCTCCGACTACGGCCCGTTCATCGATGCCGGTATCCCGGCCGGTGGCACCTTCACCGGCGCCGAGGGCCTCAAGACCGCGGAGCAGGCCGCGAAGGCGGGCGGCGAGGCAGGCCGACCCTACGACCCGAACTACCACGCCAAGGGCGACGACATCACCAACATCAACCGTAAGGCGTTCGACCTGAACATCGATGCCATCGCGAACGCGGTCGGCACGTACGCGCAGGACCTGAGCTCGCTCAGGCACTGACCTCCGGGGCCCGCTCCGGGATCCAGCAAGGCACCAAGGAGCCCCCTGGCGCCGCCGGAAGGCGGGGTACCAGGGGGCTCAGTCATGACCGTTCAGAGGACTCCGCGCGTGGCACGGGTGAGGGGGCCCTGGCCGCGCCTCACGTTGGCGCCTCCCAGCGCGTAGGCACCGGCCAGCATGGCGACGGCACCACTGCCGACGCCCACCGCGATCGCCTTGCGGTTCTTGAGCACCGTCCATGTCGTCGTCGCCGCTTGCAGCGTCTTCCCCGGCACGGCGGAAAGCAGCTCGCCTCCCGCCTTCGCCTTTTCACTGAGCGCCGCGCCCACAGACGTCGCGCCTTCCCCCGCCTCGGCGACCGATGACTTGACGCCACGGGCTGCGGAGCCGGTCTTGGCGGTGGCTCCGGAAGCAGTCTTGGACGCGGAACGGGCCGTGCCTCCTGCGGTCTTGGCCGTCGTGGTCTTGTCACCTACAGGGCTGGTTCCGTTTTTCGTCGATTCACTCATGCCCTCCGTCTGACCCCGTCTCACCGTTCGAAACAAACACGTACCCGTCCCAGGTCCTGATCGGGCGGCTGGGCAGGTACGGGCAGTTGACCTTGCGGTTGGTGGCCGGATCATTCGCTCGCCCCGACCGCGTCGTCCCGCGTGAGCACCGGCCGCCACGCCCGCGGGATCTTCGGCGAACACACGTCGGACCACTGAGAACGCATCTGTGCGGCAGCAGGAAAAGAACCCGAGCCCATCCGGGCCCGCCCGCGTCCGTCGGAATCCCCGTTGGCCTGAACCTCTCTGCCGATTCAAGCCATGGCGCACTAGACTCGGACCGAATTATCAACGGGGGAGGCCGCAGTTGTTGCGTGTCGCTTTAGTGAACATGCCATTCGCCGACTGGAATCGTCCGTCATTCGCCCTGGGGCAGTTGTCGACCCTTATTCACCGGGAGTTCGACGACCGGGCGCGAGCGCACGTGTGCTATCTCAACCAGGACATGGCCGAGTTCTTCGGGATACGTCTGTACGAGGCCCTCTCCATGAGTCACGATCACGTGGACACAGGGATCGGGGAGTGGCTGTTCCGGCACATCGCCTTTCCCGGTGAGGCCGACACCGCCGCCGAGTACTTTCAGCGCTACTACCGGGGTGCCAGGTGGGCCGACTTCCGTGCGCAGATCCTGTCGGCGCGTGACGGACTGCGGGAGTTCTGCGAGGAACTGATCGACCGCTACCGGCTTGACGAGGCAGACATCGTGGGGTTCAGCTCGATGTTCGCCCAGCATGTTCCGAGTATCGCCCTGGCGCGGCTGATCAAGGAGCGCAGCCCGCAGACGCTCGTCGTGCTCGGCGGGGCGAACTGCGAGGCACCCATGGGTTCGGTGATCGCCGAGCATGTGCCGACCGTCGACTTCGTCTTCTCCGGGCCCGCGCTGAACACCTTCGGTGAATTCGTGCAGTGTGTCCTCGACGAGGATCTGGAGCGTGCCGATACCGTTCCGGGAATCCTTTCCGAGCGGAACTGCCGAGATCCGCGCTTCCGCAAGGCCATCGGGGCGGAACGCGACATCGACGACTTCTTCCTGCCCGACTACGACAGTTTCTTCGAGGCACTGGACGGTCATCCGGAACTGCGGCGTACGGGTACCAGCAAACCCATGCTGTTCTTCGAGACGTCCCGCGGCTGCTGGTGGGGACAGCGTTCGCACTGCACCTTCTGCGGGCTGAACGGCGAGAGCATGGCGTTTCGGGCCATGGCTCCGGACCTGGCAGTCCGGCAGTTCGAATGGCTCTTCGGCTTCGCGCCCGCCTACACGTCGCTCTTTTGCACGGACAATGTCATGCCACGCAATTACTCGCGTGAGGTCTTTCCCCGGC
This window contains:
- a CDS encoding 2-isopropylmalate synthase, coding for MTATPSPLPVPPRITTPAGPRGADQPWWNTQLGSAMPFARYERSGTRRPRPLPLTDRTWPSKSLVRAPLWASVDLRDGNQALRDPMDTRRKRAMFDLLVRMGFKDIEVGYPSASEADFSFVRTLIEEDLIPDDVTISVFAPARPELIDRTFEAIDGVDRAVVHLCHATACLWREVVFAMTPGEVEEMAVRAAEHVARRTDATKGTRLRFQYSPETFNVTEPEFVLRLSNTVAALWDASPDRPVTLNLPTTVETDSPHVFADQVEWMHRNLHNRRSVILSVHPHNDRGTAVASAELAVMAGAERIEGTLFGNGERTGNVCLATLALNLFSQGVDPQLDFSDIDGIRRTVEFANQLPVPPRHPYAGDLVHTAFSGTHQDAIAKGLAAMGRRAAEADTPAAAVPWDVPYLPIDPRDVGRTYESVVRVNSQSGRGGVAHVLNTAYGLDLPRTMRVEFGRRVQRAADHGGGELTSHELHALFTEEYLEFDRPRLMLKEFRTTPGAAGVTLAALVVLADGAERRLAADGPDAATAFAAALADIGITVRRPELTCHPLPDTVGTRFAAYARVTVDGTAQHGAAVTEDAELARLTAVTSAVNRAVEHRVP
- a CDS encoding RiPP maturation radical SAM C-methyltransferase; its protein translation is MNMPFADWNRPSFALGQLSTLIHREFDDRARAHVCYLNQDMAEFFGIRLYEALSMSHDHVDTGIGEWLFRHIAFPGEADTAAEYFQRYYRGARWADFRAQILSARDGLREFCEELIDRYRLDEADIVGFSSMFAQHVPSIALARLIKERSPQTLVVLGGANCEAPMGSVIAEHVPTVDFVFSGPALNTFGEFVQCVLDEDLERADTVPGILSERNCRDPRFRKAIGAERDIDDFFLPDYDSFFEALDGHPELRRTGTSKPMLFFETSRGCWWGQRSHCTFCGLNGESMAFRAMAPDLAVRQFEWLFGFAPAYTSLFCTDNVMPRNYSREVFPRLDPPPGAEIFYEVKLPLSRQDLRAMTDAGVTVVQPGIEALASSTLKLMGKGTTAFQNLQFLKNCEEFGIKPEWNLLIGFPGEDPAVYRKYTEELRDFVHLVPPHGVYMVRFDRFSPYFKRSDEYGLALKPVDYYSLTYPFDESALADLAYFFADQNLAPYMLDAVEWHDELSGLVTQWRAAWYGEDGAARRELRLVADDDGRLTVRDSRSGALRTHPVDAVTGRLLRRLSSPAKPEQLARDWPEGPDDLRQRLDTLTEQRFLFAENGRVMSLVLTGADGEIEEPAREEPATVGSRRLLPLLSEAPR
- a CDS encoding M28 family metallopeptidase translates to MRVLRNRTTASLLSAVVAAPVLFAAASPAGAQDAARPDGHRTAPADKAQRLAAKLVKKSTGKSAYRHLEKLQQIADAHGGNRAAGTPGHQASTRYVYDRLKKAGYKVTYQNFTLYKSRTLRESASVLSPEPRKLNARAFAFSKSTPQGGLQAPVAAARVDTTPGCEADDYTSDTFTGKIALVKRGACTFAEKEAAATKAGAVGIVVYNHSGDQPVEGDLEHPRNAHIPAVGITKAEGEKLAGQVAGGEVRLSLDVATKTDSHKTRNVIAETRGGRADRVVALGAHLDSVPEGPGINDNGSGSAGLIEVAEKLAKETKGGKKLAHKVRFGWWSAEEVGLLGSDHYVKSLSAQQKKNIKLYLNFDMIASPNAAEFVYDGDDSDKTGAGAGPAGSAQIEKLINGFLDKKKVPHWGTDFDGRSDYGPFIDAGIPAGGTFTGAEGLKTAEQAAKAGGEAGRPYDPNYHAKGDDITNINRKAFDLNIDAIANAVGTYAQDLSSLRH